One window from the genome of Paenibacillus azoreducens encodes:
- a CDS encoding sensor histidine kinase — protein sequence MKLFWKDQIPLLVCYLSQMLLIPLLYWLSGENRPLRIIAYGVLLSSVILAIYLVIRFIQFRKLYAHLSNIRNIAADMELPLEPLGGAPMPAAVQELLRVYDRYYQDKLNLHATGMDRHITFINRWVHQMKTPLSVMQLTLRDIDQSAAADSIQEEIERLRKGLEMILYTSRLDRFEEDFRIERIPLLQAVKGAVTENRRLFIRKGIQPDIRIGEEIAVYSDAKWLRFMLNQILINAVNYSAGKGQTVSIMAETSGQQIILDIRDQGIGISKEDLKRVFQPYFTGERGRQYQESTGMGLYLVREICSRLEHEVMIESVQGQGTLVRFVFRHHPVRNVC from the coding sequence ATGAAACTGTTCTGGAAAGATCAGATCCCCCTTCTTGTCTGCTATTTGTCGCAAATGCTGCTGATCCCGCTGCTGTACTGGCTATCCGGCGAAAACAGGCCGCTGCGCATCATCGCTTATGGCGTTTTGCTCAGCAGCGTCATACTAGCCATTTACCTTGTTATCCGGTTTATTCAATTCCGCAAGCTTTATGCTCATTTAAGTAACATAAGGAATATTGCTGCGGATATGGAACTGCCGCTGGAACCGCTGGGCGGCGCGCCTATGCCAGCAGCGGTTCAGGAACTTCTGCGCGTGTACGACCGTTATTACCAGGACAAGCTGAATTTGCATGCGACCGGCATGGATCGGCATATCACATTTATCAACCGTTGGGTGCATCAGATGAAAACCCCGTTATCCGTTATGCAGCTGACCCTGCGCGACATCGATCAATCCGCTGCGGCTGACAGCATCCAGGAGGAGATTGAACGCTTGCGCAAAGGGTTGGAGATGATTCTGTACACCTCCCGTTTGGACCGGTTTGAGGAAGATTTCCGGATCGAGCGCATCCCGCTGCTGCAGGCCGTCAAAGGCGCGGTAACGGAAAACCGCCGGCTTTTTATACGCAAAGGGATTCAGCCGGATATCCGGATCGGAGAAGAGATAGCGGTGTATTCGGATGCCAAATGGCTGCGGTTCATGCTTAATCAAATATTGATTAATGCCGTCAACTATTCCGCCGGCAAGGGACAAACTGTATCCATCATGGCTGAAACATCAGGCCAACAGATCATATTGGACATTCGGGATCAGGGCATCGGCATCAGCAAAGAAGATCTAAAACGGGTTTTCCAGCCCTACTTCACGGGGGAACGGGGACGGCAATACCAGGAATCCACAGGCATGGGGCTTTATCTCGTTCGAGAGATTTGCTCTCGTCTAGAGCATGAAGTAATGATTGAATCGGTGCAGGGACAAGGCACATTGGTAAGATTTGTTTTTCGACATCATCCTGTTCGTAATGTCTGCTAG
- a CDS encoding response regulator transcription factor, producing the protein MQQTILIIEDDRKLAGLLSEYLTKYDFLTIAVEDFNRVMETFEACQPDLVLLDVNLPKFDGFYWCRQIRKFSLCPILFISARENEMDQVMALENGADDYITKPFHYEVVVAKIRSNLRRASGSYAQSLEERTMDAGELKLYPERYVMQFAGKAAELSQKESLLLEALMDRNGRVVSREQLLDLMWSDEQFIDDNTLNVYITRVRKKLKALGADGMVETVRGAGYRLRSDGGDNV; encoded by the coding sequence TTGCAACAAACCATCCTAATTATTGAAGATGACCGGAAATTGGCCGGACTGCTAAGCGAATATCTAACAAAATATGATTTTCTTACGATTGCGGTGGAAGATTTCAATCGTGTAATGGAGACGTTTGAGGCATGCCAACCGGATCTGGTGCTGCTTGACGTCAACCTCCCCAAATTTGATGGCTTCTACTGGTGCAGGCAGATCCGTAAGTTCTCGCTCTGCCCGATCCTGTTCATATCTGCGCGCGAGAATGAAATGGATCAGGTGATGGCACTGGAAAACGGCGCGGATGACTATATCACCAAGCCTTTTCATTATGAGGTGGTTGTGGCCAAAATCCGCAGCAACTTGCGCCGCGCATCCGGCTCTTATGCCCAGTCCCTGGAAGAACGAACGATGGATGCGGGCGAGCTCAAACTTTACCCGGAACGATATGTCATGCAGTTCGCGGGAAAGGCAGCGGAGCTTTCGCAAAAGGAGTCGCTGCTTTTGGAGGCGCTGATGGACCGTAATGGCCGTGTGGTCAGCAGGGAGCAGCTTCTGGACCTGATGTGGAGCGACGAGCAGTTTATCGATGATAATACGCTGAATGTGTATATTACCCGCGTGCGGAAAAAACTTAAGGCACTGGGAGCGGATGGGATGGTGGAAACGGTCCGGGGGGCGGGATACCGGCTTCGCTCAGACGGTGGGGATAACGTATGA
- the htpG gene encoding molecular chaperone HtpG, which produces MVKKEFKAESKRLLEMMINSIYTQKEIFLRELISNSSDAIDKIYYKALTDDQLVFNKDDYYIRITADKDNRTLTISDTGIGMTQEELENNLGIIAKSGSLAFKTENEAKDGHNIIGQFGVGFYSAFMVADNVTVISKALGSDQAYRWESEGTDGYMIEPCEKETVGTDIILKIKENTEDDRYDEFLEEYRLQSIIKKYSDFIRYPIKMEVSGHRPKEGSEGEFEEYKEEKTVNSMVPIWRKNKSELTQEDYENFYAEKRYGFDKPLTYVHVKADGAVVYNAILFIPESTPFDYYTKEYEKGLELYSNGVLIMDKCGDLLPDYFSFVKGMVDSEDLSLNISREMLQHDRQLTLIAKNIKSKIKSQLLSLLKDDREKYETFYKAFGRQLKFGVYNDYGMNKDMLSDLLLFTSSHEKKLVTLDEYVSRMPEDQKYIYYATGTSVERIEKLPQTELVLDKGYEILYFTDDIDEFAIKMLTNFKEKEFKSVSSGDLGIESEADEAAAKAEAEENKELFEAMKDLLSGKVKDVKASKRLKSHPVCLSAEGELSIEMEKVLNAMPSSEGIKADKILEINVQHDVFQSLKASFEQDREKLALYTNLLYNQALLIEGLPIQDPVDFTNDICKIMV; this is translated from the coding sequence ATGGTTAAAAAAGAGTTTAAAGCTGAATCGAAACGATTGCTGGAAATGATGATTAATTCGATTTATACGCAAAAGGAAATCTTTTTAAGAGAACTGATCTCCAACTCCAGCGACGCGATTGACAAGATTTATTATAAAGCGCTCACCGACGACCAACTCGTATTTAATAAAGACGACTATTATATCCGCATCACCGCCGATAAAGACAATCGCACATTGACCATCTCGGATACGGGGATCGGCATGACGCAAGAAGAGCTCGAAAACAACCTGGGCATTATCGCGAAGAGCGGATCGCTTGCATTCAAAACTGAAAATGAAGCAAAAGACGGCCATAACATCATCGGCCAGTTCGGAGTAGGGTTTTATTCCGCGTTTATGGTTGCCGACAACGTGACGGTCATCAGTAAAGCGCTCGGCAGCGACCAGGCTTACCGTTGGGAGTCCGAAGGCACGGACGGATACATGATTGAACCATGCGAAAAGGAAACAGTCGGAACGGACATTATTCTTAAAATCAAAGAAAATACGGAAGATGACCGATACGATGAGTTTCTTGAGGAATACAGGCTGCAAAGCATTATCAAGAAGTATTCCGATTTCATCCGTTACCCGATCAAAATGGAAGTGAGCGGACATCGTCCGAAGGAAGGCAGCGAAGGGGAATTCGAGGAATATAAGGAAGAGAAGACCGTCAACAGCATGGTGCCGATCTGGCGCAAAAACAAAAGCGAGCTGACGCAGGAGGATTACGAGAACTTCTATGCCGAAAAACGGTACGGGTTCGACAAGCCGCTTACTTATGTCCATGTCAAAGCCGATGGGGCCGTCGTATATAATGCGATCCTGTTTATACCGGAGAGTACGCCATTCGATTACTATACAAAAGAGTACGAAAAAGGTCTTGAGCTGTATTCGAATGGCGTGCTCATTATGGATAAATGCGGGGATCTGCTGCCGGATTATTTCAGTTTCGTTAAAGGGATGGTCGATTCCGAGGATCTGTCCTTGAACATCTCCCGCGAAATGCTTCAGCATGACCGCCAATTGACGCTGATCGCGAAAAACATCAAAAGCAAAATCAAAAGCCAGCTTCTATCTCTGCTCAAAGACGATCGCGAGAAATACGAAACCTTCTACAAGGCATTCGGCAGACAGCTTAAATTCGGCGTATACAACGATTACGGCATGAACAAGGACATGTTGTCCGACCTGCTGCTGTTTACGTCCTCGCATGAGAAAAAGCTGGTAACCCTCGATGAATATGTGTCGAGGATGCCTGAGGATCAAAAATATATCTATTACGCTACCGGAACTTCCGTGGAGCGCATCGAGAAGCTGCCGCAAACCGAACTTGTCCTTGATAAAGGTTATGAAATTCTGTACTTTACCGATGACATTGACGAATTTGCGATCAAGATGTTGACGAATTTCAAGGAGAAGGAATTCAAATCCGTATCCAGCGGAGATCTCGGCATTGAGTCCGAAGCGGACGAAGCCGCAGCCAAAGCCGAGGCGGAAGAGAATAAAGAGCTGTTCGAAGCGATGAAGGATCTGCTTTCCGGCAAGGTGAAGGACGTGAAGGCTTCCAAACGGCTGAAATCTCATCCGGTTTGTTTGTCCGCTGAAGGCGAGCTTTCGATCGAGATGGAAAAGGTGCTGAATGCGATGCCGAGCAGCGAGGGCATTAAAGCCGACAAGATTCTGGAGATCAATGTGCAGCATGACGTGTTCCAATCGCTGAAAGCTTCTTTCGAACAAGACCGGGAGAAGCTGGCATTGTACACGAACCTGCTCTATAACCAGGCGCTGCTGATTGAAGGGCTTCCGATTCAGGATCCGGTTGATTTTACGAACGATATCTGTAAAATCATGGTGTAG
- a CDS encoding YecA family protein, whose translation MLEDPRLQMEERNIQHAIIGDVMTRLPEILQSLTKSRLSSLATVNQISGRSKMKKEELADALSAYLTDPEQLKSIVLVTDADEWALLEKLVKETSIQDNELPFGQYSYFLERGLVFSFFSEGKLHVLMPDEIKSAVSGIDLSQLKEEQGSKQGAYEYIAAAAHLYGVIKLDKLVHIFNSQNSEPITTEELAKYAGEMMERGQNIVLDDDVLFNGFLANGAEKAKLAELIEGLDGKSLYVPEKEELLRYADMGYFEMTPQLEELQNFVLNNMCKDKDRVENLIDDIQLGCVRKSSMQDLIDEFNRHKIPFKTPVHAQRVLSLLTEVYNNTRMWGSGGYTLVELSAMNEIDPQKGLVRLVDESENVLPKVGRNEPCPCGSGLKYKKCHGK comes from the coding sequence ATGTTGGAAGACCCTAGGTTACAAATGGAAGAACGCAATATACAGCACGCCATCATTGGAGACGTGATGACCCGTTTGCCGGAAATTCTGCAAAGCTTGACCAAATCAAGACTCTCTTCGCTTGCTACCGTCAATCAAATTTCCGGACGTTCCAAGATGAAGAAGGAAGAGCTTGCGGATGCTCTTTCAGCATATTTGACCGATCCCGAACAGTTGAAGTCCATTGTTCTTGTTACGGATGCGGACGAATGGGCTCTTCTGGAGAAGCTTGTTAAAGAAACTTCCATTCAGGATAATGAATTGCCTTTTGGACAATATTCCTATTTTCTGGAGCGCGGGCTGGTATTCAGCTTTTTTAGCGAAGGCAAGCTGCATGTACTGATGCCGGATGAAATCAAATCCGCCGTGTCCGGAATCGATTTGTCCCAACTGAAAGAAGAGCAGGGCTCCAAGCAGGGAGCTTATGAATATATTGCCGCTGCAGCTCACTTGTATGGTGTCATCAAGCTGGACAAGCTTGTTCATATATTCAACTCGCAAAACAGCGAGCCGATCACGACGGAAGAGCTTGCGAAATATGCGGGCGAGATGATGGAACGCGGACAAAATATCGTTCTCGATGATGACGTTCTTTTTAACGGTTTTTTGGCAAACGGCGCAGAGAAAGCCAAGCTGGCTGAACTCATTGAAGGGCTGGACGGCAAGTCGCTCTATGTTCCGGAGAAAGAAGAGCTTCTCCGCTATGCGGACATGGGCTACTTCGAAATGACGCCGCAGCTTGAGGAGCTTCAGAATTTTGTGCTGAACAATATGTGCAAGGATAAAGACCGCGTAGAAAACCTGATTGACGATATCCAATTAGGCTGCGTGCGCAAGTCTTCCATGCAGGATTTGATCGATGAGTTTAACCGGCACAAGATTCCTTTCAAAACGCCGGTGCATGCTCAGCGCGTGCTTTCCCTTTTGACGGAAGTTTATAACAACACGAGAATGTGGGGAAGCGGCGGATATACGCTGGTGGAACTGAGCGCCATGAATGAAATCGATCCGCAAAAAGGTCTGGTAAGACTGGTGGATGAAAGCGAAAACGTTCTTCCTAAAGTCGGAAGAAATGAGCCTTGTCCATGCGGAAGCGGATTGAAATACAAGAAATGCCATGGCAAGTAA
- a CDS encoding amylo-alpha-1,6-glucosidase — protein MKFDLSIVPFSRRETFLAVSLLPEGKNRQEGLYLRTVRGGDDKFGEAFRIELLDSHGTLILFTPEASPEAVRLKSPASAIFAEICISDSRTVRFRSKGCGIRLTFMPAAYDYAYEVSEDSWEMNSFTHECRFMLTRLLGGMKMEVPWDKIKSSRVVAEFNPDPDTNTAEFAVEEFRTVWEPRAAWETFDEAVQSAKADFAAWLERSLSVPERYKEGRELAAYITWSCLVPAEGCLTRPAMYMSKNWMTNIWSWDHCFNAMALVRHDPKLAWDQFMIFFDRQDESGLIPDFVNDKYELWNCNKPPIHGWTLAWMMQRTDYIRETQLREVYGPLSKWTRWWFRYRDGDGDGIPQYNHGNDSGWDNSTAFNNGIPIESPDLAAFLIIQSELLAEIAGLLGFAEESSAWRRLAEDTLTKMIAHFWRDGKFISCRSGTHEPSDGDSLLLFMPILLGKRLPDEIRAALLAGLRDENRFLTANGWATESVSSPYYTSDGYWRGPIWAPSTMLLVEGAAAAGDLELAREVSRRFCSMLNRSGMAENFDALTGEGLRDRAFTWTSSVFLILGHEYTT, from the coding sequence ATGAAATTCGATCTGAGCATTGTACCTTTCAGCCGGAGAGAGACCTTTCTCGCGGTGTCGCTCCTGCCTGAAGGAAAAAATAGACAAGAAGGCCTTTACCTTCGGACGGTCCGCGGCGGGGACGACAAGTTCGGAGAAGCATTCCGCATCGAACTGCTGGATTCGCACGGTACGCTGATCCTGTTCACGCCGGAGGCGTCACCTGAGGCAGTCAGGCTTAAGTCGCCCGCATCCGCCATCTTCGCGGAAATCTGCATTTCGGACAGCCGTACGGTCCGCTTCCGTTCGAAAGGCTGCGGCATCCGGCTGACCTTCATGCCGGCCGCTTACGATTATGCGTACGAAGTAAGCGAAGACAGCTGGGAGATGAACAGTTTTACCCATGAATGCCGCTTTATGCTGACACGACTGCTGGGTGGCATGAAGATGGAGGTACCATGGGACAAAATTAAAAGCTCGCGCGTCGTCGCCGAGTTCAATCCCGATCCGGACACGAATACCGCGGAGTTTGCCGTGGAGGAGTTTCGGACGGTATGGGAGCCGCGGGCTGCCTGGGAAACCTTTGACGAAGCCGTTCAGTCGGCGAAAGCGGATTTTGCTGCTTGGCTGGAGCGCAGCTTGTCCGTTCCCGAACGCTATAAGGAGGGACGGGAATTGGCGGCTTATATTACATGGTCCTGTCTCGTTCCGGCGGAAGGCTGCCTGACCAGGCCAGCCATGTATATGTCGAAGAACTGGATGACGAATATTTGGAGCTGGGATCACTGCTTTAATGCGATGGCCTTGGTACGGCATGACCCGAAACTCGCCTGGGACCAGTTCATGATCTTTTTCGACCGGCAGGATGAGAGCGGCCTTATCCCTGATTTTGTCAACGACAAATACGAGCTGTGGAACTGCAACAAACCGCCGATTCACGGCTGGACGCTCGCCTGGATGATGCAGCGGACCGATTACATCAGGGAAACCCAACTGCGTGAGGTATACGGCCCGCTGTCCAAATGGACGAGATGGTGGTTCCGGTACCGCGACGGGGACGGAGACGGCATTCCGCAATATAACCACGGCAATGATTCGGGCTGGGATAACAGCACGGCGTTTAATAACGGAATCCCGATCGAAAGTCCGGATTTGGCCGCTTTCCTGATCATCCAGTCCGAACTGCTTGCCGAAATCGCCGGTTTGCTTGGATTCGCGGAGGAATCCTCGGCCTGGAGGCGCCTCGCTGAGGATACGCTGACAAAAATGATCGCCCATTTTTGGCGGGACGGCAAATTCATTTCCTGCCGCTCAGGCACGCATGAGCCGTCCGATGGCGACAGCCTGCTGCTGTTCATGCCGATCCTGCTCGGCAAACGGCTGCCTGATGAGATCCGCGCCGCGCTTCTTGCGGGACTGCGGGATGAAAACCGGTTCCTGACGGCAAACGGCTGGGCGACCGAAAGCGTAAGCAGTCCATACTATACGTCGGACGGATATTGGCGCGGTCCGATATGGGCTCCTTCGACGATGCTGCTGGTGGAAGGCGCGGCTGCAGCCGGCGATCTCGAGCTCGCGCGCGAAGTATCGCGCCGCTTCTGCAGCATGCTGAACCGCAGCGGCATGGCGGAAAATTTCGATGCCTTGACCGGCGAAGGCCTCCGTGACAGAGCATTTACATGGACGTCAAGCGTATTTCTTATTCTGGGGCATGAGTATACAACCTAA
- a CDS encoding cache domain-containing sensor histidine kinase, translating into MKFQWLQQFYRRIFSGSYRSIRTKLLFSFLVVTLIPLLSLGAASYYQSAKTINSQFGKYGENAVAQLDQQTNSALSRMKQMSETIYSYLLDPAHNDLGNRVPVTYNEIIEKNDFEALLKSMRTEQTAGIYIITPSGYYYGENNLDIAKLDSIPSWKMKPASWEGTYWLGFYRQDHAMRSDSNIGQPVLGLAVPIHNSHGPQDGSIILIEEKAGDLLHMFRMFEEDTNARLLIKAPDGRVIYKSDLAFTPKDSDIVWDRTLGVSQWTLEARLPAKEFYRPSGIIRSNTIVVAFISCLFAFGLAYIFSSHFTARIRSLKDSMQKVSFGKLDTRMPIEGGDELGSLDMSFNRMVSRVQTLIREVELSERLKKEAELKAFHYQINPHLLFNTLNSIQWKARLEGAEDIRQMLYHLTMVLEGNLDISQELISLGRELRMIEHFLKIQEIRYGPVFRYELHCGEALKEYLIPRMTLQPLFENIFFHGFTDGIGVIELDIREDQEELLLTLRDDGSGISEEKLQRLFVPGPKRSGRGGLGVQNADQKFKLHFGPQYGLTVHSTKGEGTTIFIRWPKKEERFR; encoded by the coding sequence ATGAAATTCCAGTGGCTTCAGCAGTTTTATCGCCGCATTTTCTCCGGTTCTTATCGAAGCATCCGGACCAAACTGTTGTTTTCTTTTCTCGTTGTAACCCTTATTCCGCTGCTCTCCCTTGGGGCGGCATCTTATTATCAATCGGCTAAAACCATTAATTCGCAGTTCGGCAAATACGGTGAAAATGCCGTGGCCCAACTGGATCAGCAAACCAATTCGGCTCTCAGCCGGATGAAGCAGATGAGCGAAACGATCTATTCGTATTTGCTGGATCCGGCCCATAACGATCTGGGAAATCGTGTACCTGTTACCTACAATGAAATTATCGAAAAAAACGATTTTGAGGCTTTGCTTAAATCCATGCGCACCGAACAGACCGCAGGAATCTACATTATTACCCCTTCCGGTTATTATTACGGGGAGAACAATCTGGATATCGCGAAGCTGGATAGCATTCCCTCCTGGAAAATGAAGCCGGCTTCATGGGAGGGGACGTATTGGCTCGGATTTTATCGGCAGGATCATGCGATGCGCAGCGACAGCAATATCGGCCAGCCGGTTCTCGGGCTTGCGGTGCCGATTCACAATTCGCACGGGCCTCAGGATGGCAGCATCATTTTGATCGAAGAAAAAGCCGGCGATTTGCTGCATATGTTCCGGATGTTTGAAGAAGACACCAATGCCCGATTGTTGATTAAGGCACCTGATGGAAGAGTCATTTATAAAAGCGATCTTGCATTTACGCCCAAAGACAGCGATATTGTGTGGGACCGGACGCTCGGCGTCAGTCAGTGGACCTTGGAAGCAAGGCTTCCGGCCAAAGAATTTTACCGGCCGTCGGGAATCATACGGTCCAATACGATTGTGGTGGCCTTCATTTCATGTTTGTTCGCTTTTGGCCTTGCTTATATTTTTTCTTCGCATTTTACGGCCCGAATCCGCTCGCTGAAGGACTCCATGCAAAAGGTCAGCTTCGGCAAGCTGGACACCCGGATGCCGATTGAAGGCGGGGATGAACTCGGAAGCCTTGATATGAGCTTTAACCGGATGGTAAGCAGGGTGCAGACGTTGATCCGGGAAGTGGAGCTAAGCGAGCGGCTGAAAAAAGAAGCCGAACTCAAGGCTTTCCATTACCAGATTAACCCGCATTTGCTGTTTAACACGTTGAATTCGATCCAGTGGAAGGCCCGGCTTGAAGGGGCCGAGGACATCCGCCAAATGCTGTATCATCTGACAATGGTGCTGGAGGGCAATCTCGATATTTCGCAGGAACTCATTTCTCTCGGCAGGGAGCTGCGCATGATTGAGCATTTCTTGAAGATCCAGGAGATCAGATATGGTCCCGTTTTCCGCTATGAACTGCACTGCGGGGAAGCGCTGAAAGAGTATCTGATTCCGCGGATGACGCTGCAGCCATTGTTCGAAAATATATTTTTTCACGGCTTCACCGACGGCATCGGCGTTATTGAGCTGGATATCCGCGAGGATCAGGAAGAACTTCTGCTTACTTTGAGGGATGACGGTTCAGGCATTTCGGAGGAAAAGCTGCAGCGATTGTTTGTCCCGGGTCCAAAGCGCAGCGGGCGCGGAGGGCTGGGCGTCCAGAACGCAGACCAGAAGTTTAAGCTGCATTTCGGCCCGCAGTATGGGCTTACGGTACATTCGACAAAGGGTGAGGGCACAACCATTTTCATCCGTTGGCCCAAAAAGGAGGAGCGCTTCCGATGA
- a CDS encoding response regulator transcription factor yields MNTAKKIKVLIVDDESIVRKGLRSTVSWEKFGMEVVADAPNGLKAWEAFLEHRPEVVITDIVMPEMDGIELSRKVKEAAKDTKIILLSCHRDFEYAQQGIRLGASGYLLKTAFEDEELEEMLGKFERELTAPVSAAPQDGERLETLLFAWLNGHNDKFASEFAQLHKDQWHYGGQPLHIYLIRTAECDLSWGELVRAAAQNERSITEGSLIPYGEEYCYWVVPDTLREAADGLLVECKSKCGKLQWSRRGSLMHSDDLKEAFQALHKEAELERIYGVSGEDWPEPIWKAVHLLHANPAADWSASDLAEEVGLSRSHFSILFKKAVGDSFIAFQYKRKLRLASGLLRDTALTMQEIAERTGLGDSKYFSKWFKRCTGQTPSHYRSEQQKGDVSRTN; encoded by the coding sequence ATGAATACAGCAAAGAAAATCAAAGTGTTGATCGTTGATGATGAAAGCATTGTACGCAAGGGACTGCGTTCAACCGTATCTTGGGAGAAGTTCGGCATGGAGGTTGTCGCCGATGCGCCTAACGGCCTCAAAGCCTGGGAGGCTTTTCTCGAACACCGTCCCGAAGTGGTCATAACGGATATTGTCATGCCGGAAATGGACGGGATTGAGTTGTCCCGCAAGGTGAAAGAGGCGGCCAAGGATACCAAGATCATTTTGCTCAGCTGTCACCGGGATTTCGAATATGCGCAGCAGGGAATCCGCCTCGGAGCTTCGGGTTATCTGCTGAAAACAGCTTTTGAAGACGAAGAGCTGGAGGAAATGCTCGGAAAGTTCGAACGGGAACTGACGGCACCGGTTTCCGCGGCTCCCCAGGATGGAGAAAGACTCGAAACGCTGCTTTTTGCCTGGCTTAATGGGCATAACGACAAGTTTGCTTCAGAGTTCGCCCAGCTTCATAAAGACCAGTGGCATTATGGCGGGCAGCCTCTGCATATCTACCTGATCCGAACGGCTGAATGCGATTTATCCTGGGGCGAGCTTGTGAGGGCAGCCGCTCAAAACGAGCGCTCTATCACCGAAGGGTCTCTCATTCCTTATGGGGAAGAATACTGCTATTGGGTTGTGCCCGATACGCTGCGCGAAGCGGCCGACGGCCTGCTTGTCGAGTGCAAAAGCAAATGCGGCAAGCTGCAGTGGAGCCGCCGCGGTTCTTTAATGCACAGCGATGATTTGAAAGAGGCGTTCCAGGCGCTGCATAAAGAAGCGGAGTTGGAACGAATCTATGGAGTGTCGGGAGAGGACTGGCCCGAGCCGATTTGGAAAGCGGTCCACCTGCTTCATGCGAATCCTGCAGCCGACTGGTCGGCAAGCGATTTGGCGGAAGAGGTCGGCCTCAGCCGCAGCCACTTCTCCATTTTGTTCAAGAAGGCGGTTGGCGACAGCTTTATTGCGTTCCAATACAAGCGGAAGCTGCGTCTGGCATCCGGGCTGCTGCGAGACACGGCGCTAACGATGCAGGAGATAGCCGAGCGGACAGGGCTTGGCGACAGCAAATATTTCAGTAAATGGTTCAAGCGTTGTACCGGACAGACGCCTAGCCATTACCGATCAGAGCAACAAAAGGGGGACGTATCCCGAACAAATTGA
- a CDS encoding ABC transporter substrate-binding protein — protein sequence MKKRISLIVLAATMMASVLSACGGSGGDSGASQGDGGSNQKTLRFATWDTGDTLKIEQDIAKKFEAEHPGTKVQVEAYADGFDQKLAAGFGAANPPDVMYMWDFPTYHQSLEPLDNYANKDQDLKIDDFYKGLFNYGKIDGKLYGIPAGFTTRVVYYNKKMFDAAGVPYPKDGWTWDQFQEIAQKLSDKSKKQYGFGVRAENDTYDLQGLVWSNGGSFISPDGKTIDGYMNSKETAEAIQMFGDMVKNGSAVLTGGKGQQSGDDIFKAGKIAMWESGIWPLESFRKAGIDVGTVEMPAFQGKPVKGVLAESALSIAKDSKQKDLAWEFIKFYVSDASIKMRVADLPVRQSVVTELKKDQDPLYKPYYTMLERSDNTPAFLLNPKWNEVNRQLSAAVESVMHGGNAQEVLNQAVKDSERYLK from the coding sequence ATGAAAAAGAGAATTTCACTCATTGTCCTTGCAGCAACGATGATGGCATCCGTACTGTCCGCTTGCGGCGGCAGCGGCGGAGATAGCGGAGCAAGCCAGGGAGACGGTGGATCAAACCAGAAGACGCTTCGCTTTGCAACCTGGGACACGGGAGACACGCTCAAGATCGAACAGGATATTGCCAAGAAATTTGAAGCAGAGCACCCCGGTACGAAGGTACAGGTGGAGGCTTACGCAGACGGGTTTGACCAGAAGCTGGCTGCCGGTTTTGGGGCCGCGAATCCGCCGGATGTGATGTACATGTGGGACTTCCCGACCTATCATCAATCGCTGGAACCGCTAGACAACTATGCAAATAAGGATCAGGATCTCAAAATAGATGATTTTTACAAAGGATTGTTTAACTACGGCAAAATCGACGGAAAGCTATACGGCATTCCGGCCGGTTTTACGACACGCGTCGTTTACTATAACAAAAAGATGTTTGATGCGGCGGGCGTTCCTTATCCTAAAGACGGATGGACCTGGGACCAATTCCAGGAAATCGCCCAAAAGCTGAGCGACAAATCCAAGAAGCAATACGGCTTTGGAGTTCGGGCCGAAAACGACACCTATGACCTGCAAGGACTTGTATGGAGCAACGGCGGCTCTTTTATTTCTCCTGACGGCAAAACGATCGACGGCTACATGAACAGCAAGGAAACGGCTGAAGCGATCCAAATGTTCGGGGATATGGTGAAAAACGGTTCCGCGGTTCTGACAGGCGGAAAAGGGCAGCAGAGCGGGGACGACATTTTCAAAGCCGGCAAAATCGCCATGTGGGAAAGCGGCATCTGGCCGCTCGAATCATTTAGAAAAGCGGGAATCGACGTCGGCACCGTGGAAATGCCTGCCTTCCAGGGCAAACCGGTGAAGGGCGTGCTGGCCGAGTCGGCGCTGTCCATTGCCAAAGATTCCAAGCAAAAAGATCTCGCATGGGAGTTCATCAAATTTTATGTATCCGACGCATCGATTAAAATGCGCGTAGCCGACCTGCCCGTCCGCCAAAGCGTCGTCACCGAGCTGAAAAAGGACCAGGATCCGCTCTACAAGCCTTACTACACGATGCTTGAACGTTCGGACAACACGCCTGCCTTCCTGCTGAATCCGAAATGGAACGAAGTGAACCGCCAGCTGTCCGCAGCGGTCGAATCGGTCATGCACGGCGGCAATGCCCAAGAGGTACTGAACCAGGCCGTCAAGGATAGCGAAAGGTATCTGAAATAA